A single region of the Chelmon rostratus isolate fCheRos1 chromosome 5, fCheRos1.pri, whole genome shotgun sequence genome encodes:
- the LOC121606848 gene encoding THAP domain-containing protein 1-like: MVRTCAYPGCTNKDESGSPQTFHRFPLANVALRRLWLLSLGLNVEHTQLPKMRKLRVCSDHFSEDDYLPEGQTKKRILKSTAVPAPQDSTPAAMAEPAQFAEDVEVPEEEGAFAGLPQSTPVKSRFRHDQLMMVLTSPPETGPRTKPSTSGTYIAKPYIAIAIAITKIWWRRSSNDGLTPM; the protein is encoded by the exons ATGGTGCGCACTTGTGCCTATCCAGGCTGtaccaacaaagatgagagtgggTCTCCTCAAACTTTCCACCGATTCCCTTTGGCGAATGTAGCTTTGAGGAGACTTTGGCTACTTTCTCTGGGCTTGAACGTGGAGCACACCCAACTACCGAAGATGAGAAAGCTTCGCGTGTGCAGTGACCACTTCAGCGAGGACGACTATcttccagaaggacagacaaagaaacgtattttgaagagcactgctgtacctgcaccccag gaTTCCACTCCTGCTGCAATGGCTGAACCAGCACAGTTCGCAGAAGACGTCGAAGTCCCAGAAGAGGAGGGAGCATTTGCCGGACTCCCTCAGTCAACCCCAGTAAAATCCCGATTTCGCCATGATCAACTGATGATGGTTCTCACCAGTCCACCAGAAACGGGTCCAAGAACAAAGCCTTCCACATCTGGCACCTACATAGCCAAGCCATAtatagccatagccatagccataaCCAAGATTTGGTGGAGAAGGTCATCCAACGACGGCTTGACACCAATGTGA
- the LOC121606847 gene encoding uncharacterized protein LOC121606847: MSDYSSDEEYDFSTQPEGYLYEPEYTDAELYQMEVERAEREREMASRDVEREIGAAAARPRVTDTRWCTCNKCEVMQTEVECYCCHEWDLVMPRMQDLSIDEEAGASAAVCITNNNDLPAILNAGVLETFFHIPKINWKKRPKPAGPDGQLSAEQYRLVAYRIIMEWALKGQTLGPGNRRVLPSCVVALIRRTYPSPSGQYAGFKESNDALQLF, encoded by the exons atgtctgactacagcagcgacgaagaatatgatttcagcacacaaccagAAGGATATCTGTATGAACCCGAATATACGGATGCAGAACTCTATCAGATGGAGGTAgaacgggcagagagagagagagagatggcgagcagagatgtggaacgtGAAATCGGGGCCGCAGCTGCGAGACCTCGAGTGACTGATACAAGGTGGTGTACGTGCAACAAGTGCGAAGTTATGCAGACCGAGGTTGAGtgctactgttgccatgaatggGACCTCGTAATGCCTCGCATGCAGGACCTTTCCATTGACGAGGAGGCTggcgcatcagcagctgtctgcatcacCAATAACAACGACTTGCCTGCAATcctgaatgctggtgtcctcgagacttttttccacatcccgaaaataaactggaaaaagcgccccaaacctgctggacccgatggccagttgtctgcaga acagtacaggCTGGTCGCCTATCGCATCATAATGGAATGGGCTCTGAAAGGACAGACGCTTGGTCCTGGCAACAGAAGAGTTCTTCCCTCCTGCGTGGTGGCGCTAATAAGAAGAACATATCCATCACCAAGTGGACAATATGCTGGTTTCaaagagtcaaatgatgcactgcaattgttttag